A window of Salmo trutta chromosome 5, fSalTru1.1, whole genome shotgun sequence contains these coding sequences:
- the LOC115193390 gene encoding tripartite motif-containing protein 35-like translates to MRGEQCVLCCVPYITRSSGFSVRSVRNLFVLCVETELHAKHTHLSVKEEAQWRKRELMALLYNLPEKLELDIKQARASRERAAQYIKTQAQTIAGQIKSEFAKLHQFLRAEEEARLAALKQEESKKTGLLTERINRLTSDVTSLSERISDVQYRMLNR, encoded by the exons atgAGGGGAGAGCAGTGTGTCTTGTGCTGTGTTCCATACATAACAAGAAGCTCAGGTTTTTCTGTAAGGAGTGTGAGGAACTTGTTTGTGCTGTGTGTGGAGACCGAGCTGCATGCCAAGCATACACACCTGTCAGTGAAGGAGGAAGCGCAATGGCGTAAG AGGGAACTCATGGCACTGCTCTACAACCTTCCTGAGAAACTGGAACTGGACATAAAGCAAGCGAGAGCATCAAGAGAGCGTGCAGCACAATACATCAAG ACCCAGGCCCAGACCATAGCAGGACAGATCAAGAGTGAGTTTGCGAAGCTCCACCAGTTCCTGAGAGCGGAGGAGGAGGCCAGACTGGCAGCTCTGAAACAGGAGGAGAGCAAGAAGACAGGGTTACTGACTGAGAGGATCAACCGCCTCACCAGCGACGTGACTTCCCTCTCTGAGAGAATCTCAGACGTACAGTACAGGATGTTAAACAGATGA